The DNA sequence AGCTTCAATCGGTGTCATATTTAATATATCAATTTGACTTATCGTTTCTATGATTTGTCTTTCATTTGAACTAACTGCTCTTGTCTTTTTCTTATCAAGGACAGGTTCATCCTCAAACAATGTGAGCTGCTTCTCCTCTACCATTACAGAAGAAGGACTTGTTTCTTTAGCACCCGCTTCTAGCTCAGTTAACAACTGTGTTGCTCTTGCAATTACCGGAGCGGGAATATCTGCTAACTCTGCGACATAAATTCCATAGCTTCGATCAGCTTGTCCATCTACGACTTTATGAAGAAAGACAATTTTACCTTCTTCCTCCATCGCTGATACATGTACATTCTTTACTTTCGTTAATTGTTGGTCAAGTACGGTCAGTTCATGGTAATGAGTCGAAAATAACGTTTTGGCCCCGATGTTTTCATGAATATATTCAATAATCGCTTGCGCCAATGCCATCCCATCATAAGTTGAAGTTCCCCTACCAATTTCATCTAATAACACAAGGCTATCTTGTGTGGCTTTCGTTAATGCATATTTCGTTTCTAGCATCTCGACCATAAATGTACTTTGCCCACGAGCTAAATCATCGGCTGCACCAATTCTAGTAAAGATTTGGTCAAATATAGGTAACTTCGCTTCAGTAGCAGGTACATATGAACCAATTTGAGCCATAATTGATATTAAAGCAAGCTGACGCATATACGTACTTTTCCCTGCCATATTTGGTCCGGTAATGAGAAGCATTTCTCTATCTTCATTCATCATGACATCATTGGCAACATATGCTCCATTGCCGATTACTTTTTCAACAACAGGATGACGCCCATCGATAATAGACACTGTGCGGTCACTTGTAAATGTCGGTTTTACAAAATGTTGTTTTTCTGAAACAGTAGCAAAACTTTGTAACACATCAATTGTACTGACACATAAAGCGATGTATTGCAGTTGAGAGATATATGTTTTCACTTCTTCTCTAATCTCTAAAAAGATGTGATACTCTAAATCTTCAATTTTTTCCTCTGCTTCTAGAATTAACGCTTCCTTTTCCTTTAACTCCGGCGTGATATAACGTTCTGCGTTCGTTAATGTTTGCTTACGTTCATATCGCCCTTCAGGTAGCAAATGAAGATTCGCTCTTGTTACTTCGATATAATAACCAAATACTTTATTAAAGCCTACTTTCAGAGACTTTATTCCTGTTTCAATTCTTTCTTTTTGTTCGAGCTCTGCAATCCAGGATTTTCCGTTAATCGAAGCATCACGGTAAGTATCAAGTTCTTGATGATATCCTGCTCGGATCATTCCCCCGTCTTTTACAGATAAAGGAGGGTCGTCTACTAAGCTTTGTTCTAACAAATCTAATAACTCTTCACAGCAATCAATCGAAGTTGTCATTTTAGTAATATAAGAGTTTTGCAACTGTTCTCCGTTGTCAATAATGGCTGGTAGTTGCTGTAGTGATTTTCGAAGTTGCACTAAATCACGGGCATTTACATTTCCGTATGCTACTCTTCCAGCTAGACGTTCTAAGTCATATACTTCTCTTAACCGCTCTCGAAGCTCTTCCCTAATAAAGAAGTGGTCAAGCATCACTTCTACTGCACCTAATCTCTCTTCTATGCGTTTTTTATCAAGTAATGGTCGTTCAACCCATTTTTTAAGTAAACGACCTCCCATAGCTGTTACAGTCGCATCTACAACAGACAACAGAGATCCTTGTTTCTTTTTTTCACGAAGCGTTTCAACGAGTTCTAGATTTCGCTTAGAATGATAGTCAATCTTCATAAAATCAGTTGTCGTATAGTAATGGACAGGTTGCAAATGGTGCAATGAGCGCTTTTGTGTATTTTCTAAGTAATTCACTAGCCTTGCAAAGGTCTTTTCTAATTTTTCTTGTGTGAGGTTCTCACATAAAGAAACAAAGGCTTCTGGTAATGTTTCATTGTCTTCAAAAGAGACAGTAACGGTTAAGAATTCTTGAAAACGAGCTTGTTTTTGCTTTTCTAATTCACTAGCTACCACGACTTCTTTCGCTTGAATGGTAGCAACTTCTTGAACAACTTCATCAAAATCACCAACAAGTAATGTGACAAAGCTTTCGCCCGTTGTTAAATCCGTCCGTGCTAATCCATAACTGCCATCCTGGAAATCTGAAATCGCAACAATGTAATTGTTTTCTTTTTCCTGTATCGTCCGGCCTTCCATGACCGTACCTGGTGTAATCATTCGAACAACTTCTCGCTTTACCACACCTTTTGCGAGCTTCGGATCTTCTACTTGTTCTGCAACAGCAATCTTAAATCCTTTTTCAATTAATTGAGTTATATAATTATCAGCTGCATGATAAGGGACACCACACATTGGAATCTTTTCTTTGTCTCCCCCTCGAGCTGTTAATGTAATTTCTAATTCATGGGCTGCTTTTACGGCATCATCAAAAAACAGCTCATAAAAGTCACCTAAACGAAAAAATAAAAAGGCATCTTGGTGTTGAGCCTTTATTTCTAAATATTGCTTTATCATCGGAGTATGCTCAGCCATCGTTTTCCTCCATCTATCTTATAATCTACCGTTATTATAACATAGAAAAAAGAGAGTAGATTAAGAAAAGCGACACCAGTCGCCTTTTCTTAAATGCGATGCGCGAAGCCACTGCCCTCTTTGTAAAAGTGCTTTAATAAGTGTACTTCTTATTAAAGTACTTGCAGTGAGCAAAGCCATCGCTCTTCCTGAGAAGCATATAAATCCTTCTTAGAATCTCCTCACAAGACTTTTAATGATTTTTCACGGATGGAAAGGCTTCGCTCGTTGCACGCTTGTTAGGAGAAAACCACTCCTAACAACCTTAAGACTAACCAACAACTTTCGTATTAGGTGGTAAATAAAAAAAACTAGGAAGATTTCTCTTCCTAGTTCCCTTCATTATTCTTCTAGGTCACCCATTAAGAAATTCGGGTCAAGGTCTTCAAACTCTTCATCATCGACTTGTTCTGCCCAGTCTTCCGGTTGAAGCTCTTCAATCGTTCCGTCCGGTGAAACGGCTACATTGATTTTTGTTTCACCAATGACCTCTACTAAAAATTCGCGTTCCACTTGGACGACAACTGTAGAGCCGTTTGGAGAAACCGTCGCTTCTAGCGTGTTCGGCTGTTGAACAGCACGAGCAATCACTTCTACATCCTCAGAGAGAATGTTTTGGTCACGGACCGCGAGTGGTACAACATCAGTGTAAGTAACTGTTTCGGTCGCTACTTCCGTCTTTGTGTTGTTATGGTGTGAGTACCATACGTTAATGTCGTAGCTTCCGAGAACCTCCACCGCATCACCTTTTTTAGCTGCCTCATATTTATGATTAATAATCCAGCAGCCGAGGATACTCGTCGGCCTTTGTGAAGGGCTGATTGTATGACTTGCTTGAGAGAACTTTCTTCCCTTACCACAGACCGCTTTCGTAATAATTTCTCGAAAATTTAAATCCTTGTCTGTCTCTGACATGATTAAACCCTCCTCATTCATATCATAAAGAAATCTTGACTTCCGCCTATTTGCAAGGGCGATGGCCTAGATCCCATGGTCAAAAGTACGATAGTCCTATGACCAAATAAAATCCGAAGTTCGTGTTGAACAGATTTCGTACACAAATTGGTCCGCCAATTTTCTTCACTTCCATCCTATGCAGGGCAAATGACCATTGTGCTAAAAAAATCTTGAAAGGATGACCTTCGTTATAATCAAGGTGATAATTACGAGTAATCTATACAACGATATGTATGATCTGTTTACTTTATGAGCACTTTTTTAAAAAAACTTGCCCAAATAAAGTCAACCTTTTATAACATCATCCTATCCTCCATAATTCTGACGGATCTCTCTTATAGATATGATAAGAAAAAACCATCTATGACTATTTCATAGATGGTTTTCTTTGATTTAATGACCGCAGCAGTCATTATCAAAAGGACTCTTTGTAGTGGTTCCCTTTAAATGGTCTCCACCCATAGATTCGATAATTTCTTTTGTAACAGAATCAGAGATTGTGCTAGATACGAGTTGCAGTAAATAGTTAACATCCATTTGGCTTTGTTTAAACTCTTGCACTAGAGGAATGTCATCAATTTCATCTTGTAATTGGTCTATTCGTTGTTCCACTTTCTCAAGAGCTTCTGACTTTCCATAATGTTGTAAATTGACAGCTTCTTTTTGTTCTTTTTTAATTTTTGCGATGATTTCTTGAACTTTAAGATTTTCATTGATTTGCTTTTCTGCTTTTTTAAAGAATTCTACTTCTTCTGTTTCGGCAATCATGCTTGCTAGTTCTCTCGCCTTTGCAATAATTTCATCTTTAGTATATAGATTCCCCATTTATTTCACCTCTGCCATTTCCACGATTTTGCCGTTTAACGACCATGTTTTTACTTCTTTTACTTGTACATAAACGATTTGACCTATGACGGATTTCGGACCTTTAAAGTTTACAAGACGGTTTGTTCTAGTTCTCCCTGATAAAACTTCAGGGTTTTTCTTGCTTTCCCCTTCAACAAGGACTTCAACTACTTTATCTTGATACTCATTGTTTTTCTTGGCCGAAATCTCATTCACTAATGCATTTAATCGTGCTAGACGGTTCTTCTTCACTTCCATAGGGACATTGTCTTCCATCTTCGCAGCTGGAGTTCCTTCTCGTGGAGAGTAGATATACGTAAATGCACTATCAAATTCAATTTCTCGTACAAGCGAAAGCGTATCCTCAAACTGTTCTTCCGTTTCATTCGGAAAGCCTACAATTAAATCTGTTGTAAACGAAGCATTTGGTATCGCTTTTTTAATTTTCGTCGCCAATTCAACATATTGTTCTCTCGTATACTTTCTCGCCATTAATTTTAAGATATCCGTATTCCCATGCTGAACAGGAAGGTGGATGTGCTCGACCATGTTCCCGCCCTTTGCTAGCACTTCTATTAAACGGTCATCAAAATCTCGAGGGTGACTTGTAGTAAAACGAATTCGTGGAATGTCAATAGCACGCAACTCATCCATCAAGTCTCCCAAACCGTAATTCATTTCTAAGTCTTTACCATAGGCATTAACGTTTTGCCCTAAAAGTGTAATTTCTTTATAGCCTTGACGGGCAATGTCCCTAACTTCAGCAATGATATCCTCTGGTAAACGGCTACGTTCCTTCCCACGTGTATATGGAACGATACAGTACGTACAGAACTTGTCACAGCCGTACATAATGTTGACCCATGCTAGGGTATTGCCTTGACGAGCTCTTGGAAGATTTTCTACAATATCTCCTTCTTTTGACCAAACTTCAATCACCATTTCTTTCCCGAAGATGGCTTCTTGCAATAAATTAGGTAAACGGTGAATGTTGTGAGTACCAAAAATCAGGTCAATGTGTTGGTGCTTTTGCATAATTCGATGAACAACAGCTTCTTCCTGTGACATACAGCCACATACGCCAACAATCAATTCTGGTTTTTCACGCTTGAGTGTTTTTAAATGTCCGATTTCACCAAACACTTTATTTTCCGCATTTTCACGAATCGCACATGTATTTAAAAGAATGACATCGGCGTCTGTTGTTTCTTCCGTTTCAGAAAACCCCATTTCCAATAGGATTCCTGCCATATTTTCTGTATCATGATAGTTCATTTGACAGCCATATGTTCGAACGAGAAATTTCTTTCCAACCCCGATCTTTTTCATTTCTTCTGGAACTTCATAACGGACCACTTTTATTTCTTCTTTTCCTCGACGTTTGCCTTCTTTAAAATCCGGCTGGTCAAGAATTAATATATCTCGCCCGTTGATGCGCATTTTTGAGTTTCCGTCTTCAGTTGTCTCAATTTTCGCTTTTGAAAAGTCAAAATACTTACTATAGTCTTTTTTCTGAGACATCTCAGATTTTAAGTCTGTTGTCTCTTCATTTGTATTTCCGACTTTTCCTAAACGTTGATCTTCATTCATCGGTAAAACCCCTTTCTGAACAACTATTCTATTATCAACACACATCTACTCATTATAAACCCCAAAAAGAAAAACGACAATATATTCTATCAGAATGCCAAGTATTAGAATCTACGAATTAGTGAACATCTATTGTACCTTTTCTTTCCAAAGAAAAAACCATACTCAGAGAGCATGGTTTTTGCATGTAATTACATAAATTCAGCCATTAACTGATTGAATTTTTCTTCATCAATCGATAAGTCTTGAGCTGATAATGGATTTTCGTCATAACCGATAACTAAATCTTGATACGATTTCTTCTCCGTATCTTGATAGATTAGTCCAGTTACTAATCCGTTATTTTCCATTAGAGTTTGCATTGCTGTCATACGATTGTGTGGGTCATACCCTTCAACATCAGCAAGCTTTACTAAGTTCTCTTTGAACCAGTCATATGTGTTTACTTTGTTAAACGTAACACATGGACTGAATACATTGATTAAAGAGAAACCTTTATGGTTAATTCCTTGTTCAATTAAAGAAGTAAGTTCTTTTAAATCACTTGAGAAACTTTGTGCAACAAATGTAGCTCCAGCTGTTAACGCTGTTTCCATTACATTTAATGCAGACTCAATTGATCCACCAGGTGTACTTTTTGTTTTAAAGCCCATTTCACTACGTGGTGACGTTTGACCTTTTGTTAAACCGTAAATTTGGTTATCCATAACGATGTACGTTACATCGATATTACGACGAATCGAATGTACCGTGTGACCCATACCAATCGCAAAGCCATCACCATCTCCACCAGAAGCGATAACCGTTAAATCACGGTTTGCCATCTTAACTCCTTGAGCAATTGGTAATGCACGACCATGAATACCGTGGAATCCGTATGAGTTAATATACCCAGAAATACGACCCGAACAACCAATCCCTGAAATAACTGCTAAATCATCTGGCTCAATTCCGACATTCGCAGCAGCACGTTGAATCGCAGCTTGAACCGAGAAATCTCCACAACCTGGGCACCAGTTTGGCTTTACTTTATTTCTAAAATCTTTAAAAGTTGCCATTTAGACCAACTCCTTGCAATGATTATGAATGTCAGAAGGTAGGAATGGGTTTCCGTCGTATTTAAGTAGGCTTTCCACATTAATTCCGCCAACATTCATACGAATGATGTTTGCTAACTGTGCTGTTGCATTGTTTTCAACAACTACCACTTTCTTTGCCTTTTCCATCAATGGTCTTAACTCATCCGTTGGGAATGGGTGAAGAAGTCGTACTTGTGCATGATTTACTTTAATTCCATCTGACTCTAAACGAGGCATTGCCTCATTAATTGTTCCGCGTGTTGAGTTTACCCCAATAATTAATAGGTCAGCTTCTTCATGTGCAGCATTTGTATACACAGGAGTGTCAAATGTTGAGTGTAAATTATTTAATTTACGAAGTCGCTTGTCCATTTGGGCAATTCGGTTTTCAGGACTCTCAGACGGCTTACCAGTTTGGTCATGTTCAACACCAGTAACGTGATGGATACCGTTTTTCATGCCCGGAATCACACGTGGTGAAATTCCATCTTCTGTTACTTCATAGCGTTTGTAATATTCTCCGTCAACGCGTTCAGGTAATTCTGCTTTAGGGTCAAGCTTACCACGACGAATTTCTACTTTATTATAATCTAACGGTTCAACCGTTTGTTTTCCAAGTGAAAGTGCAAGGTCTGTTACTAAAATAACAGGACATTGGTATTCTTCAGCAATATTAAATGCTTCCACTGTATCGTAGAATGCTTCCTCTACTGTACTTGGGCAAATGACAACTTTCGGAATATCACCATGTGTACTATATAACATGGCCATTAAATCTGATTGTTCTTGTTTTGTTGGAAGTCCTGTACTTGGACCACCACGTTGGGTATTTACAACAACAAGAGGTGTTTCAGTAATTCCAGACAAACCAAGAGCTTCAGCCATTAGAGATAACCCAGGACCTGCTGATGCAGTTAATGAACGTACACCTGCATAGTTTGCTCCAATTGCCATTGTACAAGCTGAAATTTCATCTTCGGTTTGAATAACCGTTCCACCATACTCTGGAAGTTTCTTAATTAAATATTCCATAATCTCAGAAGCAGGAGTAATAGGGTAAGCTGGCATAAAGCGACAACCAGCAGCAACTGCACCCATTGCGATAGCGTCATTACCGATTAAGAACATTCTTTTCTTACCATCTGCTTCTCCTAATTGGAAATCACCAGTGTTATTGCCAGCTTCTTTTTTAAAGAACTCAGCACCCGCTTGGATGGCTTCCATGTTCTTTTCAACAACAGACATCCCTTTGCGTTTGAAGATTTCCTCTACAACTTCACGGTAAGCTTCTACAGGCAAGCCTAAAATAGCACTTGATGCTCCAACTGCTACCATGTTTTTCATTAATGAAGTTCCTAGTTCGTTAGCAATTTCTGTAAACGGCACTGCGTATAGTGATGCGTTTTCTCCCTCAGGTAAAGTCGGGTTAAACTTTGCATCAGCAATAACAATTCCGCCCTCACGTAATTCATGAACGTTAACGTCGATTGTCTCTTGGTCAAAAGCAACTAAAATATCTAAATCATCAGAAATAGCGTTTAGAGGAGTTGTACTTACACGAATTTTATTATTCGTATGTCCTCCTTTAATACGGGAAGAAAAGTGACGATATCCGTAAAGATAGTACCCTAATCGGTTTAATGCAATTGCAAAGATTTCTCCGGTACTTTCAATACCTTCCCCTTGCTGTCCGCCAACTTTCCAAGAAAGTTGATTGATCATGATTCTCCACCCCTTTGGCGTTTTAGAAAGTGTCAATGGTTGTTCTTCTATAAGTTTAACATATTCCCAAGTTATTCACTAGAATTACTTGCATTTTACAACTCATTGTTTATTCCATGAAATATGTACTAAACGATTTTAATAATAGACCTATCAAGAGTAAAAATCAATAGAAAAGCATTATTTTATTACAAAATAGTGACAAATAAAAAAAAGTACATATTTCTGATAAAACCTGACATTGACATTGGTATATAATTGCACATATCTCCTGTTCATTTTTATTCTAACCTAAGTTTAACCGGTTATGATAAATTACAACAAAAACTATTCTAAGCTAACAAACCAAAAGAATGAATTCACGCTAATTCACATAAAAAAACCTGTCCGCAGAAGCAAACAGGCTTTAACATATTATCGTGGTTCTATTATTAATTTTATCGCAGTCCTCTCTTCACCATCGATTAGGATGTCAGTAAAGGCTGGTATACAAACTAAGTCAATTCCGCTAGGGGCAACAAACCCTCTAGCAATCGCTATTGCTTTGATCGATTGATTAAGTGCTCCTGCTCCAATCGCTTGAATTTCTGCTGCACCTCTTTCGCGAATGACCCCAGCTAATGCTCCGGCTACCGAATTAGGTGTAGATTTTGCTGAAACTTTTAATATTTCCATTTCTTGAACCTCCTTTATGATGAATAGTGCCGCTTACATACTATATTCACGAAAAATTGGGATATTCCTGCATCATAAAGGATATTTTCTAAATATTCTAACCTTTTGTTCGTAGTCTACTCAAATAAAGGTTTTTCATCATTAATTACAATTCTTTCGATGGCCTTTGCTAAGCCTGTCGTGTCATCAATCGTAATCAGAGTTCCATTAATTTGTGAGCGTCCGCTAGCCACTTCAAAACGTACAGGTAGGTTCGTTAAAAACTTCTTTAACACCGCATTTCGTTCCATCCCTAGGATTCCATCATACGGACCTGTCATTCCAACATCCGTAAGATATGCTGTTCCATTCGGTAGAATTCTTTCATCTGATGTTTGAACATGAGTATGTGTACCAACAACTGCTGAAACTTGTCCATCAAGGAACCAACCCATTGCTTGTTTTTCACTAGTTGCTTCTGCATGGAAATCCACAAAAATAATTGGTGTTCTTTTTCTTACCTTTTCAATAATTTCCTCTGCCTTACGAAAAGGGCAGTCATTTGGTGGCAAGAATGTTCGACCCATAAGATTAATAACGGCTACTTCGAGTGTATTTATTTTTATAAATGTATAGCCAGATCCAGGAGTTCCTTCAGGATAATTTGCTGGTCGGACCATGTGAGGGGCCTCTTCAATAAATTCAAATATCTCTCGGTTGTCCCATGTATGGTTTCCAAGCGTTACAGCCTGTGCACCTGCATCAAGAAATCCCTTATAGATTTTCTCTGTTATTCCTTTTCCTGCAGCTGCGTTTTCCCCATTAATAATCGTACACGTCGGTCTATATTTTTTCTTTAACTTCGGCAAATAGGTTGCGACCATCTCCCGACCTAGTGAACCGACCACATCACCAATAAATAATAGTTTCATCTTGTACTCCTTTTGTTTTCAATCTACTATGTCTTTATATTATACAACTAAAAAAAGAAAATGACTAAAAAGCCTCTGCCTTTTAGTCATTTTCGTAGTATTACGTTTCCATCCATTTATTTTGCATATTCAACGGCTCGAGTTTCACGAATGACAGTTACTCGAATATGACCAGGATAATCAAGGTCATCTTCAATTTTCTTTGTAATATCACGAGCAAGCTTAAATGCTTGTGCATCATCAACGATATCTGGTTTCACCATGATACGAACTTCACGTCCTGCTTGAATAGCATATGTCTTCTCGACACCTTCAAACGATTCAGAAATTTCTTCTAGTTTTTCCAGACGACGAATATACGTTTCTAATGTTTCTCTTCTCGCTCCTGGACGTGCTGCACTCAATGCGTCTGCAGCAGCTACTAACGAAGAAATAATCGATGTTGGTTCTGTATCACCATGATGTGAGGCGATACTGTTAATGACTACTGGATGTTCCTTATATTTCGTTGCGAGTTCTACACCAATTTCAACGTGACTTCCTTCTACTTCATGGTCAATTGCTTTCCCAATATCATGGAGTAGTCCTGCTCTTCGTGCTAGTTGTACATCTTCACCAAGTTCAGCAGCCATTAATCCTGCAAGATATGCTACTTCCATTGAATGCTTCAGAACATTTTGACCATAACTTGTTCTAAACTTAAGGCGTCCTAATATTTTGATTAAATCAGGATGTAAACCATGAATGCCCATTTCAAATGTCGTTTGCTCACCATATTCACGGATTGTCTCATCAACTTCACGACGTGATTTATCCACCATCTCTTCAATTCTAGCTGGATGAATACGACCATCTTGCACTAATTTCTCAAGCGCAGTACGAGCAATTTCTCGTCGAATAGGGTCAAATCCAGATAGAATAACTGCTTCAGGAGTATCATCGATAATAAGGTCAATACCTGTTAGCGTTTCCAACGCTCGAATGTTACGGCCCTCACGACCTATAATTCTGCCCTTCATCTCATCATTCGGTAAGCTAACGACAGAGACGGTTGTTTCAGCAACATGGTCAGCTGAACAACGTTGAATGGCAAGTGATAGGATTTCTTTTGCCTTCTTATCTGCTTCTTCTTTCGCCCGTGTTAAACGTTCTTTCGTCATCATGGCTACCTCATGAGTAAGCTCATGTTGAACTTCTTGGCGAAGTGCTTCTCTTGCATCGTCACGAGAAAATCCAGAAATGCGCTCAAGCTCCGCATATTGTTTCTTCAAGACTTCCTCCACTTTGCTATCCATCTCTTCAATATGTCGTTGTTTTTTGGCGAGAGAATCCTCTCTCTTTTCTAAAGATTCCTCTTTCTTGTCTAGTGTTTCACTTTTCCGATCAAGGACTTCTTCTTTTTGAACCAAACGATTCTCTTGTTTTTGAATCTCATTTCTACGTTCACGAACCTCACGTTCAGCCTCTGTTCGAAGTTTATGGACTTCATCCTTCACCTCTAAAATTGCTTCCTTCTTACTTGCTTCAGCTTCCCGCTTTGCATCTTCAACAATTTGTTTTGCTGCATGTTCGGCACTTGAAATTTTCGCTTCTGCAATGGATTTTCTAACAAGATATCCAACAACTGCACTAACTGCAGAGACAACAAGCAAAATCGAGATGACGATGAAAATGTTTATTTCACCCATACTTCTCACCTCCTCTTGCTATCTAATTGTTGGTTCCATCAATTTTCATGTTATTCGTATGATTATTGAACTTACAAAATAGAAAATAATGTGATAGAAAATACGACATTTAGTCGTATTCTTTTTCATTGTATAGTTGCATAAACCGATTGTCAAGCATTGACAATACAAGCTAGGTATGAATGGCTCCTGTTATGGGAAGGTACAATTCTTCTTCCTACTATTTAAAT is a window from the Bacillus alkalicellulosilyticus genome containing:
- a CDS encoding outer spore coat protein CotE translates to MSETDKDLNFREIITKAVCGKGRKFSQASHTISPSQRPTSILGCWIINHKYEAAKKGDAVEVLGSYDINVWYSHHNNTKTEVATETVTYTDVVPLAVRDQNILSEDVEVIARAVQQPNTLEATVSPNGSTVVVQVEREFLVEVIGETKINVAVSPDGTIEELQPEDWAEQVDDEEFEDLDPNFLMGDLEE
- the miaB gene encoding tRNA (N6-isopentenyl adenosine(37)-C2)-methylthiotransferase MiaB — protein: MNEDQRLGKVGNTNEETTDLKSEMSQKKDYSKYFDFSKAKIETTEDGNSKMRINGRDILILDQPDFKEGKRRGKEEIKVVRYEVPEEMKKIGVGKKFLVRTYGCQMNYHDTENMAGILLEMGFSETEETTDADVILLNTCAIRENAENKVFGEIGHLKTLKREKPELIVGVCGCMSQEEAVVHRIMQKHQHIDLIFGTHNIHRLPNLLQEAIFGKEMVIEVWSKEGDIVENLPRARQGNTLAWVNIMYGCDKFCTYCIVPYTRGKERSRLPEDIIAEVRDIARQGYKEITLLGQNVNAYGKDLEMNYGLGDLMDELRAIDIPRIRFTTSHPRDFDDRLIEVLAKGGNMVEHIHLPVQHGNTDILKLMARKYTREQYVELATKIKKAIPNASFTTDLIVGFPNETEEQFEDTLSLVREIEFDSAFTYIYSPREGTPAAKMEDNVPMEVKKNRLARLNALVNEISAKKNNEYQDKVVEVLVEGESKKNPEVLSGRTRTNRLVNFKGPKSVIGQIVYVQVKEVKTWSLNGKIVEMAEVK
- a CDS encoding 2-oxoacid:acceptor oxidoreductase subunit alpha — encoded protein: MINQLSWKVGGQQGEGIESTGEIFAIALNRLGYYLYGYRHFSSRIKGGHTNNKIRVSTTPLNAISDDLDILVAFDQETIDVNVHELREGGIVIADAKFNPTLPEGENASLYAVPFTEIANELGTSLMKNMVAVGASSAILGLPVEAYREVVEEIFKRKGMSVVEKNMEAIQAGAEFFKKEAGNNTGDFQLGEADGKKRMFLIGNDAIAMGAVAAGCRFMPAYPITPASEIMEYLIKKLPEYGGTVIQTEDEISACTMAIGANYAGVRSLTASAGPGLSLMAEALGLSGITETPLVVVNTQRGGPSTGLPTKQEQSDLMAMLYSTHGDIPKVVICPSTVEEAFYDTVEAFNIAEEYQCPVILVTDLALSLGKQTVEPLDYNKVEIRRGKLDPKAELPERVDGEYYKRYEVTEDGISPRVIPGMKNGIHHVTGVEHDQTGKPSESPENRIAQMDKRLRKLNNLHSTFDTPVYTNAAHEEADLLIIGVNSTRGTINEAMPRLESDGIKVNHAQVRLLHPFPTDELRPLMEKAKKVVVVENNATAQLANIIRMNVGGINVESLLKYDGNPFLPSDIHNHCKELV
- a CDS encoding RicAFT regulatory complex protein RicA family protein, whose amino-acid sequence is MGNLYTKDEIIAKARELASMIAETEEVEFFKKAEKQINENLKVQEIIAKIKKEQKEAVNLQHYGKSEALEKVEQRIDQLQDEIDDIPLVQEFKQSQMDVNYLLQLVSSTISDSVTKEIIESMGGDHLKGTTTKSPFDNDCCGH
- the mutS gene encoding DNA mismatch repair protein MutS, translated to MAEHTPMIKQYLEIKAQHQDAFLFFRLGDFYELFFDDAVKAAHELEITLTARGGDKEKIPMCGVPYHAADNYITQLIEKGFKIAVAEQVEDPKLAKGVVKREVVRMITPGTVMEGRTIQEKENNYIVAISDFQDGSYGLARTDLTTGESFVTLLVGDFDEVVQEVATIQAKEVVVASELEKQKQARFQEFLTVTVSFEDNETLPEAFVSLCENLTQEKLEKTFARLVNYLENTQKRSLHHLQPVHYYTTTDFMKIDYHSKRNLELVETLREKKKQGSLLSVVDATVTAMGGRLLKKWVERPLLDKKRIEERLGAVEVMLDHFFIREELRERLREVYDLERLAGRVAYGNVNARDLVQLRKSLQQLPAIIDNGEQLQNSYITKMTTSIDCCEELLDLLEQSLVDDPPLSVKDGGMIRAGYHQELDTYRDASINGKSWIAELEQKERIETGIKSLKVGFNKVFGYYIEVTRANLHLLPEGRYERKQTLTNAERYITPELKEKEALILEAEEKIEDLEYHIFLEIREEVKTYISQLQYIALCVSTIDVLQSFATVSEKQHFVKPTFTSDRTVSIIDGRHPVVEKVIGNGAYVANDVMMNEDREMLLITGPNMAGKSTYMRQLALISIMAQIGSYVPATEAKLPIFDQIFTRIGAADDLARGQSTFMVEMLETKYALTKATQDSLVLLDEIGRGTSTYDGMALAQAIIEYIHENIGAKTLFSTHYHELTVLDQQLTKVKNVHVSAMEEEGKIVFLHKVVDGQADRSYGIYVAELADIPAPVIARATQLLTELEAGAKETSPSSVMVEEKQLTLFEDEPVLDKKKTRAVSSNERQIIETISQIDILNMTPIEALSALNELQKKVRNKG
- a CDS encoding stage V sporulation protein S, encoding MEILKVSAKSTPNSVAGALAGVIRERGAAEIQAIGAGALNQSIKAIAIARGFVAPSGIDLVCIPAFTDILIDGEERTAIKLIIEPR
- a CDS encoding 2-oxoacid:ferredoxin oxidoreductase subunit beta translates to MATFKDFRNKVKPNWCPGCGDFSVQAAIQRAAANVGIEPDDLAVISGIGCSGRISGYINSYGFHGIHGRALPIAQGVKMANRDLTVIASGGDGDGFAIGMGHTVHSIRRNIDVTYIVMDNQIYGLTKGQTSPRSEMGFKTKSTPGGSIESALNVMETALTAGATFVAQSFSSDLKELTSLIEQGINHKGFSLINVFSPCVTFNKVNTYDWFKENLVKLADVEGYDPHNRMTAMQTLMENNGLVTGLIYQDTEKKSYQDLVIGYDENPLSAQDLSIDEEKFNQLMAEFM
- a CDS encoding TIGR00282 family metallophosphoesterase produces the protein MKLLFIGDVVGSLGREMVATYLPKLKKKYRPTCTIINGENAAAGKGITEKIYKGFLDAGAQAVTLGNHTWDNREIFEFIEEAPHMVRPANYPEGTPGSGYTFIKINTLEVAVINLMGRTFLPPNDCPFRKAEEIIEKVRKRTPIIFVDFHAEATSEKQAMGWFLDGQVSAVVGTHTHVQTSDERILPNGTAYLTDVGMTGPYDGILGMERNAVLKKFLTNLPVRFEVASGRSQINGTLITIDDTTGLAKAIERIVINDEKPLFE